The following proteins come from a genomic window of Synechococcus sp. BIOS-E4-1:
- a CDS encoding methyltransferase domain-containing protein: protein MSEGCCGPALDQTQAVDKRYGAAALEQETCLCTPVAFDASLLKVIPEEVVQRDYGCGDPTRWVRSGDTVLDLGSGSGKNAFICAQVVGGHGAVIGVDRNAYMLELARVAAPVVAERIGYSNVRFLEGAIEALDAPTPTGELLIPSASVDVVLSNCVLNLVNPSARSALLANIRRVLRPSGRVAISDIVCDRPVPQHLQQDPELWSGCISGAWEEDAFLADFRALGFEDVSYADRYEQPWRVVEGIEFRAVTLTGVLAAG, encoded by the coding sequence ATGAGCGAAGGATGTTGTGGACCGGCTCTGGATCAGACCCAGGCCGTTGATAAGCGCTATGGAGCTGCAGCACTGGAGCAGGAGACCTGTCTGTGTACACCTGTCGCCTTTGACGCGTCCTTGCTCAAGGTCATCCCCGAGGAGGTGGTGCAGCGTGATTACGGCTGCGGTGACCCGACGCGCTGGGTTCGTTCGGGTGACACTGTGCTGGATCTGGGCAGTGGCAGCGGCAAAAATGCCTTCATCTGTGCCCAGGTCGTGGGTGGCCATGGCGCTGTGATTGGCGTGGACCGCAATGCCTACATGTTGGAGCTTGCCCGCGTTGCAGCACCAGTGGTGGCCGAGAGAATCGGTTACAGCAATGTTCGCTTTCTGGAGGGGGCGATCGAAGCCCTGGATGCGCCAACCCCGACGGGTGAGTTGCTGATTCCCTCAGCCAGCGTGGATGTGGTGCTGAGCAATTGTGTGCTCAATCTGGTGAATCCTTCAGCACGTTCGGCTTTGCTCGCCAACATCCGCAGAGTGCTGCGACCCTCAGGCCGCGTCGCCATCAGCGACATTGTGTGTGATCGCCCCGTTCCGCAACATCTTCAACAAGATCCAGAGCTCTGGAGCGGTTGCATCAGTGGTGCATGGGAGGAGGACGCCTTCCTGGCCGATTTCCGTGCACTCGGCTTTGAGGACGTGAGCTATGCCGACCGCTACGAGCAGCCCTGGCGTGTTGTGGAAGGCATCGAATTCCGTGCTGTCACGCTCACCGGCGTTTTGGCTGCCGGTTGA
- a CDS encoding NAD(P)H-binding protein: MQVLVVGGTGTLGRQIARRALDQGHDVRCMVRIPRKASFLQEWGCELTRGDLLNPASLDYALDGVDAVIDAATSRPDDPKSIYQTDWDGKLNLLRACERAGVNRFVFLSLLNAEQHRDVPLMDIKFCTEKLLKESDLDYTILQGVAFMQGVISQFAIPVLESQTVWVSGSPTSIAYMNTQDMARFAVAALDHEETVRKTFPVVGPKAWNSGEVVQLCERVADKSARVFRVPSFIMQFTEGMCSFFEPAVNVAERLAFAEVSGGGVSMDAPMEETYQSFGIDPSEITHLEAYVKEYYDSILKRLREMEADLDKDAKKKLPF, from the coding sequence ATGCAGGTTCTTGTGGTCGGTGGAACAGGAACCTTGGGCAGGCAGATCGCCCGCAGGGCTCTTGATCAAGGTCATGACGTTCGCTGCATGGTGCGAATCCCAAGGAAAGCGTCCTTCCTTCAGGAATGGGGTTGTGAGCTCACTCGAGGTGATCTTCTCAATCCAGCCAGTCTCGATTACGCCCTCGACGGAGTTGATGCCGTGATCGATGCGGCCACCAGCCGCCCCGACGATCCCAAGAGCATCTATCAAACAGACTGGGACGGCAAGCTCAATCTCCTCCGAGCCTGTGAACGCGCCGGTGTGAACCGTTTCGTGTTCCTTTCGCTTCTTAATGCGGAACAGCACAGAGATGTGCCGTTGATGGACATCAAATTCTGCACTGAAAAACTTCTGAAGGAATCAGATCTCGACTACACCATCCTTCAGGGTGTGGCGTTCATGCAGGGTGTGATCAGCCAGTTCGCCATTCCTGTTCTGGAGAGCCAGACCGTTTGGGTGAGTGGAAGTCCCACATCCATTGCGTATATGAACACGCAGGACATGGCTCGTTTCGCCGTGGCTGCGCTCGACCATGAGGAGACGGTGCGCAAGACATTTCCTGTCGTTGGGCCCAAGGCCTGGAACAGCGGTGAGGTTGTTCAGCTCTGCGAACGTGTCGCTGATAAGTCAGCGAGGGTGTTTCGAGTGCCCTCCTTCATCATGCAATTCACTGAAGGGATGTGCTCCTTCTTTGAGCCTGCCGTGAACGTGGCCGAGCGTCTGGCATTTGCTGAGGTGTCAGGAGGTGGTGTCTCGATGGATGCACCGATGGAGGAGACCTATCAGAGCTTCGGCATCGATCCCAGCGAGATCACTCACCTTGAGGCCTACGTCAAGGAGTACTACGACTCAATCCTCAAGCGACTCAGGGAGATGGAAGCCGATCTGGATAAGGATGCCAAGAAGAAACTGCCGTTCTGA
- the petM gene encoding cytochrome b6-f complex subunit PetM, which translates to MASEIFGIAAVFWVLIPVGLAGGALLLKLQKD; encoded by the coding sequence ATGGCTTCGGAGATTTTCGGGATTGCAGCTGTGTTTTGGGTGCTGATCCCAGTGGGCCTGGCAGGTGGAGCTTTGCTGCTGAAGCTTCAGAAGGACTGA
- a CDS encoding N2,N2-dimethylguanosine tRNA methyltransferase, giving the protein MLASPQSAPVEAGWRAVACTHLEAPVSHYREGAVCLQTGSGFFRKDSRPSRDLSVLLAAHQASVAQRPLRWLDLMAGCGIRGLRWGLEACPESRPDLELWLNDADPDRSSLLASNLQGLQGARDVSWTTSSWAAERLLRQAYLDQIFFDLIDLDAFGCPNALLQSALAVLRFDGLLVLASTDGRSPTGHDRPAAVRHFGAAARVHPASWELALRLQLAVLAREAWQLGRGLEPVASFSEGRTFRLVVRLRQRLADDEESQLGLLARCERCGDQAVQPLLKLSGWRSCRCTDGQGRWAVTGPLWLGPLQMPAVLGQLLELADSQPDTLSTAGRRLLQRLQRDCGLPVCCWSTAELASRLSLAGPPPLEELVQSLLSAGHQACASAVMTGQLRTDAPMAELLQQCGQHMTGDR; this is encoded by the coding sequence GTGCTGGCTTCTCCCCAGTCGGCACCGGTGGAGGCAGGCTGGAGAGCGGTTGCGTGCACGCACCTGGAAGCGCCGGTTTCTCACTATCGCGAAGGAGCTGTCTGTCTGCAGACGGGATCAGGTTTTTTTCGCAAGGATTCGCGACCCTCGAGGGATCTTTCGGTTCTGCTGGCGGCCCACCAGGCGTCAGTGGCGCAACGGCCACTGCGCTGGCTTGACCTGATGGCCGGTTGTGGCATCCGCGGTCTGCGCTGGGGACTCGAAGCCTGTCCCGAATCCAGACCTGATCTGGAGCTTTGGTTGAATGATGCCGATCCAGATCGCAGTTCGCTGCTGGCATCGAACCTTCAGGGTCTGCAGGGTGCTCGTGATGTGTCTTGGACAACCAGCAGTTGGGCGGCGGAGCGTCTGCTGCGCCAGGCCTACCTCGATCAGATCTTCTTCGATCTGATTGATCTGGATGCCTTCGGTTGTCCGAATGCCCTGCTTCAGTCGGCCTTGGCGGTGCTGCGCTTCGACGGCCTACTTGTTCTCGCCAGCACTGACGGACGTTCGCCCACCGGCCATGACCGCCCTGCGGCGGTGCGTCATTTCGGTGCGGCGGCGCGAGTACATCCCGCCAGTTGGGAGCTGGCTCTGCGACTTCAGCTGGCCGTGCTGGCCAGAGAAGCCTGGCAATTAGGACGAGGGCTTGAACCCGTTGCCAGCTTCAGTGAGGGACGCACATTCCGGCTTGTGGTGCGGTTGCGCCAGCGCCTGGCCGATGATGAGGAATCGCAGCTGGGCCTGCTGGCACGTTGTGAGCGCTGTGGTGATCAAGCGGTTCAACCACTTTTGAAGCTCTCGGGCTGGAGATCCTGTCGCTGCACGGATGGTCAAGGCCGATGGGCGGTGACAGGGCCGCTCTGGCTCGGCCCTTTGCAGATGCCTGCTGTTCTGGGTCAGTTGCTCGAGCTTGCCGACTCACAGCCGGACACTCTGTCAACTGCTGGGCGGCGCCTGCTGCAACGCCTGCAGAGGGACTGCGGATTGCCAGTCTGCTGCTGGTCCACCGCTGAGCTTGCAAGCCGCCTCTCTCTTGCTGGACCACCGCCGCTGGAGGAGCTGGTGCAGTCGCTGCTGAGCGCAGGGCACCAGGCATGCGCCAGCGCAGTCATGACCGGCCAGTTGCGCACCGATGCGCCGATGGCTGAGTTATTACAACAATGCGGTCAACACATGACTGGAGATCGTTAA
- a CDS encoding alpha/beta fold hydrolase has product MHATALQPASTGADWGEASTWHWMDLSCHWRVLGQPSAPPIVLIHGFGASSSHWRHNAGVLAAAGYRVFSLDLIGFGRSHQPGLNRHFSLDNRLWSRQLAAFLEEVVQQPAVLVGNSLGGLTVLTTAALRPELVKAAIAAPLPDPTLLRPLPKQQSRWLKRLRRIAVTAICRLLPLELIVQLIARTPLLRAGLQGAYQRSIRSDRELQALIAQPALRVTAARSLRAMSVGMALRPRYATAPELLQQLKTMRNAPPVLLLWGRQDRFVPLMIGELVQSQHPWVELKVIENAGHCPHDETPERFHLELLHWLDRNLGGTSAPGIGHPA; this is encoded by the coding sequence GTGCACGCAACCGCTCTCCAGCCTGCCTCCACCGGTGCCGACTGGGGAGAAGCCAGCACATGGCACTGGATGGATCTGAGCTGTCACTGGCGGGTTCTGGGGCAGCCCTCGGCTCCGCCCATCGTGCTGATTCACGGCTTCGGCGCCAGCAGCAGTCACTGGAGGCATAACGCCGGAGTCCTTGCCGCAGCGGGCTATCGGGTGTTCAGTCTCGACCTGATCGGATTCGGGCGCTCCCACCAGCCAGGACTGAATCGGCACTTCTCACTCGACAACAGATTGTGGTCCAGGCAACTGGCCGCCTTTCTCGAAGAGGTTGTGCAGCAACCGGCGGTGCTTGTGGGCAACTCACTAGGGGGCCTCACGGTTCTGACCACCGCTGCGCTGAGACCGGAACTGGTGAAAGCCGCCATTGCAGCACCTCTGCCTGACCCCACTCTGCTGCGCCCTCTGCCAAAACAGCAGTCCCGATGGCTCAAGCGGTTACGACGCATCGCAGTGACAGCCATCTGCCGCCTGCTCCCCCTGGAATTGATCGTGCAGCTGATCGCGCGAACTCCTTTGCTGAGGGCTGGGCTGCAGGGTGCTTATCAACGATCCATCCGAAGCGACCGGGAGCTGCAGGCCCTGATCGCCCAACCTGCCCTCAGGGTGACAGCTGCCAGAAGCCTTCGTGCCATGAGCGTGGGCATGGCTCTCCGCCCCCGATACGCAACCGCTCCAGAGCTTTTGCAACAGCTGAAGACCATGCGCAACGCTCCTCCGGTGTTGTTGCTGTGGGGGCGCCAGGACCGATTCGTACCGTTGATGATCGGCGAATTAGTCCAATCTCAGCACCCATGGGTCGAGCTCAAGGTGATCGAAAACGCCGGCCATTGCCCCCATGACGAAACACCCGAGCGCTTTCACCTGGAGTTGCTGCACTGGCTGGACCGTAATTTGGGAGGCACAAGCGCACCAGGGATCGGTCACCCCGCATGA
- the ilvN gene encoding acetolactate synthase small subunit, which produces MKHTLSVLVEDESGALSRIAGLFARRGFNIDSLAVGPAEAVGRSRLTMVVEGDEHTLQQMSKQLDKLVNVLQVLDLSQRPAVERELMLMKVSAPAAQRSAILELVQVFRAKVVDVADDALTLEVVGDPGKLVALERLMAPYGIEEIARTGKVALERASGVNTEMLKASNNGGRVPA; this is translated from the coding sequence ATGAAGCACACTCTGTCGGTTCTGGTGGAGGACGAATCCGGCGCCCTCAGCCGTATCGCCGGCCTGTTCGCTCGCCGCGGCTTCAACATCGACAGCCTTGCGGTTGGTCCTGCTGAGGCTGTTGGTCGCTCACGACTGACCATGGTGGTCGAAGGCGACGAGCACACCCTTCAACAGATGAGCAAACAGCTCGACAAGCTTGTCAACGTGCTGCAGGTTCTCGACCTCTCCCAGCGTCCTGCCGTGGAACGGGAGTTGATGTTGATGAAAGTTTCCGCACCAGCGGCCCAACGCAGCGCAATCCTTGAACTGGTTCAGGTCTTCAGAGCCAAGGTGGTCGACGTCGCAGACGATGCCCTGACCCTTGAGGTTGTCGGCGATCCAGGCAAGTTGGTAGCTCTGGAACGGCTGATGGCGCCCTACGGCATCGAGGAAATCGCCCGAACCGGCAAGGTCGCACTGGAAAGGGCTTCTGGAGTGAACACAGAAATGCTCAAGGCTTCAAACAATGGCGGGCGCGTGCCCGCCTGA